A DNA window from Citrobacter tructae contains the following coding sequences:
- the ybaL gene encoding YbaL family putative K(+) efflux transporter: MHHATPLITTIVGGLVLAFIFGMLANKLRISPLVGYLLAGVLAGPFTPGFVADTKLAPELAELGVILLMFGVGLHFSLKDLMAVKSIAIPGAIAQIAVATLLGMALSAVLGWSLMVGIVFGLCLSTASTVVLLRALEERQLIDSQRGQIAIGWLIVEDLMMVLTLVLLPAIAGMLEKEDVGFASLAVDMGITIGKVVAFIAIMMLVGRRLVPWIMARSAATGSRELFTLSVLALALGIAFGAVEVFDVSFALGAFFAGMVLNESELSHRAAHDTLPLRDAFAVLFFVSVGMLFDPLVLIQQPLAVLGTLAIIIFGKSLAAYFLVRLFGHSQRTALTIATSLAQIGEFAFILAGLGMALGLLPQAGQNLVLAGAILSIMLNPVLFAVLEKYLAKTETLEEQTLEEAIEEEKQIPVDICNHALLVGFGRVGSLLGEKLMAAGIPLVVIETSRTRVDELRERGIRAVLGNAANEEIMNLAHLDCARWLLLTIPNGYEAGEIVASAREKCPSIEIIARAHYDDEVEYITERGANQVVMGEREIARTMLELIETPPAGEVVTG; encoded by the coding sequence ATGCATCACGCCACCCCGCTTATCACCACCATTGTTGGTGGCCTTGTGCTCGCTTTTATATTTGGCATGCTTGCCAATAAACTGCGTATTTCTCCTCTGGTGGGATATCTGTTAGCGGGCGTTCTGGCCGGTCCATTTACACCTGGTTTTGTTGCTGATACTAAGCTTGCGCCGGAATTGGCGGAACTTGGCGTGATCCTGCTGATGTTTGGTGTGGGACTGCACTTTTCGTTGAAGGACCTGATGGCGGTAAAGTCCATCGCCATTCCCGGGGCGATCGCCCAGATAGCCGTGGCGACGTTGCTGGGTATGGCGCTTTCAGCAGTGCTCGGATGGTCGCTGATGGTCGGTATCGTCTTTGGATTATGTCTGTCAACCGCCAGTACCGTGGTGTTACTGCGTGCGCTTGAAGAACGGCAGTTGATTGACAGCCAGCGCGGGCAAATCGCCATTGGCTGGTTGATTGTCGAAGACTTGATGATGGTGCTGACGCTGGTTCTCCTGCCAGCCATCGCCGGTATGCTGGAAAAAGAAGATGTCGGCTTTGCTTCGCTGGCCGTCGATATGGGCATAACCATCGGTAAAGTGGTGGCGTTTATCGCCATTATGATGCTGGTTGGCCGTCGCCTGGTTCCGTGGATTATGGCCCGCAGTGCCGCCACGGGCTCGCGTGAACTGTTTACCTTGTCGGTGCTGGCTCTCGCCTTAGGTATCGCTTTTGGTGCCGTGGAGGTGTTCGACGTTTCCTTCGCTCTGGGCGCGTTCTTCGCTGGTATGGTGCTAAACGAGTCTGAGCTGAGTCACCGTGCGGCGCATGACACTCTGCCTCTGCGCGATGCTTTTGCGGTACTGTTCTTTGTTTCCGTCGGCATGTTATTCGACCCATTAGTTCTGATTCAGCAACCGCTGGCAGTGCTGGGCACGCTGGCGATTATCATCTTTGGTAAATCTCTTGCAGCCTATTTCCTGGTACGCCTGTTCGGTCACTCCCAGCGCACAGCGCTCACCATTGCCACCAGCCTGGCGCAGATTGGTGAATTTGCCTTTATTCTCGCAGGCCTTGGAATGGCGCTTGGCCTGTTACCGCAGGCTGGACAAAACCTAGTGCTAGCTGGGGCAATCCTGTCCATCATGCTGAATCCAGTCCTGTTCGCCGTGCTGGAAAAATACCTCGCGAAAACCGAAACACTGGAAGAGCAGACGCTGGAAGAAGCTATCGAAGAAGAGAAGCAGATCCCGGTCGATATTTGCAATCATGCCCTGCTGGTTGGCTTTGGCCGCGTCGGCAGTCTGCTCGGGGAAAAGTTGATGGCTGCGGGTATTCCGCTGGTGGTTATTGAAACGTCACGTACTCGCGTTGACGAGCTGCGTGAACGCGGGATCCGCGCCGTGCTGGGCAATGCGGCCAACGAAGAGATCATGAACCTTGCGCATCTGGACTGCGCGCGCTGGCTGCTGCTGACCATCCCCAACGGTTATGAAGCGGGTGAGATTGTCGCTTCCGCACGTGAGAAATGCCCTTCGATTGAGATTATCGCCCGCGCGCATTATGACGATGAGGTGGAATACATCACCGAGCGCGGTGCTAATCAGGTGGTGATGGGCGAACGTGAGATCGCCCGCACCATGCTGGAACTGATTGAAACACCGCCCGCAGGTGAAGTGGTGACGGGTTAA